One genomic segment of Campylobacter sp. includes these proteins:
- a CDS encoding CorA family divalent cation transporter yields MNPITEKRSVSGYYYAEDREYVYFVTDAPREQNYRFIFDAGAIYLQEGAAEVRLSSEEEFFAVVKKILAQYRDKILEHSAELENYEKIYTRHGDFSKFMKRHSILKYEIRKFQNKISHFYEALLICGNEQAALKKRLKNYAYEAGVFKGVMSEYAVRIEDIYQFIQGLKNDKISRNIYILTIISSLLLPLNFITSFFGMNTTGLFLSDSAHGTLIVTLAMCVIFAAMVGFFMLYVKKRN; encoded by the coding sequence TTGAACCCGATTACCGAAAAGCGCAGCGTTTCGGGCTACTACTACGCCGAGGATCGCGAGTATGTGTACTTTGTGACGGACGCGCCGCGCGAGCAAAACTACCGCTTTATTTTCGACGCGGGCGCAATCTATTTGCAAGAGGGTGCCGCCGAGGTGCGGCTTAGCAGCGAGGAGGAGTTTTTCGCAGTCGTAAAAAAGATCCTAGCGCAGTACCGCGATAAAATTTTAGAGCACTCCGCGGAGCTTGAGAATTACGAAAAAATCTACACGCGCCACGGCGATTTTTCAAAATTTATGAAAAGGCATTCGATCCTAAAATACGAAATCCGCAAATTTCAAAACAAAATTTCGCATTTTTACGAGGCGCTGCTCATCTGCGGAAACGAGCAAGCGGCCCTTAAAAAGCGGCTGAAAAACTACGCCTACGAAGCGGGCGTTTTCAAAGGCGTGATGAGCGAATACGCCGTCAGGATCGAGGATATCTATCAGTTCATCCAAGGTCTCAAAAACGACAAGATCAGCCGCAATATCTACATCCTCACGATCATCTCGTCGCTGCTTTTGCCGCTAAATTTCATCACGAGCTTTTTCGGGATGAACACGACGGGGCTGTTTTTAAGCGACTCGGCGCACGGCACGCTCATCGTGACGCTTGCGATGTGCGTGATTTTTGCGGCGATGGTCGGCTTTTTTATGCTCTACGTCAAAAAACGAAACTAA
- a CDS encoding methylated-DNA--[protein]-cysteine S-methyltransferase — MWQKRQAASGADVKFCAHTLIASEKFFMCDFAAQDAGKKPRATNLSAQGGSRNFCANEQGGYFEEKNLVVFDQTKRWLDLYFSGREPGFTPALNPVGSAFRRAVWEILLKIPYGKTTTYGQIAREIAAARGLAKMSVQAVGGAVGHNEISIIIPCHRVIGTHGSLTGYAGGASIGK; from the coding sequence TTGTGGCAAAAGCGGCAAGCGGCGAGCGGCGCGGACGTAAAATTCTGCGCACATACACTTATAGCGAGCGAAAAATTCTTCATGTGCGATTTTGCGGCTCAGGATGCGGGCAAAAAACCTCGCGCGACCAATCTTTCGGCGCAAGGCGGGAGCAGAAATTTTTGCGCGAACGAGCAAGGCGGGTACTTTGAGGAGAAAAACCTGGTCGTTTTCGATCAAACTAAGCGCTGGCTCGATCTGTATTTTAGCGGACGTGAGCCCGGTTTTACGCCCGCTCTAAATCCCGTAGGCTCGGCGTTTAGGCGCGCCGTGTGGGAAATTTTGCTTAAAATTCCATATGGCAAAACCACGACCTATGGGCAGATCGCGCGCGAAATCGCCGCAGCACGCGGGCTAGCGAAGATGTCCGTGCAAGCCGTGGGCGGCGCCGTAGGGCACAACGAAATCTCGATCATCATCCCCTGCCATCGCGTCATAGGCACGCACGGCAGCCTCACGGGCTACGCGGGCGGGGCATCGATAGGAAAATAA
- the hchA gene encoding glyoxalase III HchA codes for MNELSKLPTPDIAEHGAFFPSPFSLSQFTAPVSDLADFNYEKKYDDDKKILIIAADERYLLMDNETFFSTGNHPVETLVPMYHLAQAGWDFEIATLSGNPVKFEFWAMPAKDERLKGFFESYATKFKEPKKPADIVKKGFDEYFALYILGGHGALIGLDESRDVKAALKWFHEQGKYIITICHGPAGLLAAALDEDKFLFEGYELVLLPDVIDRTSPDIGYMPGHLRWYMGSRLAKLGMKTLNEGIDGAVHKGRNLLSGDSPLAANNLGKLAAKTLLESL; via the coding sequence ATGAATGAACTATCAAAACTCCCGACTCCCGATATCGCCGAGCACGGCGCGTTTTTCCCGTCGCCGTTTTCGCTGTCGCAGTTTACGGCGCCCGTGAGTGATCTGGCGGATTTTAATTACGAGAAAAAATACGACGACGATAAAAAAATCCTCATCATCGCGGCTGACGAGCGGTATTTGCTGATGGACAACGAGACTTTTTTCTCCACTGGCAACCACCCTGTCGAGACGCTCGTGCCGATGTATCATCTGGCGCAGGCGGGCTGGGACTTCGAGATCGCGACGCTCTCTGGAAATCCCGTAAAATTCGAGTTTTGGGCGATGCCTGCGAAGGACGAGCGGCTCAAGGGCTTTTTTGAGAGCTACGCGACTAAATTTAAAGAGCCTAAAAAGCCCGCTGATATCGTAAAGAAGGGATTTGACGAGTATTTTGCGCTATATATCCTGGGCGGCCACGGCGCGCTGATCGGGCTTGACGAGAGTCGCGACGTAAAGGCCGCACTAAAATGGTTTCATGAGCAGGGTAAATACATCATCACGATCTGCCACGGCCCAGCCGGGCTGCTAGCCGCGGCGCTTGACGAGGATAAGTTTTTGTTCGAGGGCTACGAGCTCGTGCTGCTGCCCGACGTCATTGATCGCACCTCGCCCGATATAGGCTACATGCCGGGCCATCTGCGCTGGTATATGGGCTCGCGGCTAGCAAAACTTGGGATGAAAACCCTAAACGAAGGTATCGACGGCGCCGTGCACAAAGGCCGCAACCTGCTCTCGGGCGATAGTCCGCTAGCGGCCAATAACCTCGGCAAACTGGCGGCTAAAACGCTTTTAGAGTCGCTGTAA
- a CDS encoding MGMT family protein has protein sequence MEEIPAGRVASYGQIARLIGLPAHSRLVGRVLSQACSTAITRATAS, from the coding sequence GTGGAGGAGATCCCCGCGGGCAGGGTCGCTAGCTACGGACAGATCGCGCGCCTGATCGGGCTGCCCGCTCACTCGCGGCTCGTGGGGCGCGTGCTCTCGCAAGCGTGCTCTACGGCGATTACCCGTGCCACCGCGTCGTAA
- the pepE gene encoding dipeptidase PepE — protein sequence MQNQRRDLLKVAALAAGAAMLGTSELAASEKAFKLSKRDHSKQRALLLSSSGYKDTKYLSHAVSWIGKFAQENNLAGKKIVFIPYASLRRSYDEYEKRVKEALASLSLNIVGVHHAKNAAKEVASADCIFVGGGNTFKLVHDMYENELIALISKMVEDGTPYIGWSAGSNVAGATMMTTNDMPIIEPESFNTFNIFPHQINPHFISGKPAGHNGESREERLEEFLIANQKSTVYAMPEGTAFWLEGEKATVLGPAAVLKMNYKQKVKLIEPGSSFKY from the coding sequence ATGCAAAATCAAAGACGAGACCTACTAAAGGTGGCCGCTTTGGCGGCGGGCGCTGCGATGCTCGGTACGAGCGAACTAGCTGCGAGCGAAAAGGCGTTTAAGCTCTCAAAGCGCGATCATAGCAAGCAAAGAGCGCTGCTACTCTCAAGCTCGGGCTACAAAGACACGAAGTATCTATCGCACGCGGTGTCGTGGATCGGTAAATTTGCGCAGGAGAACAACCTCGCGGGCAAAAAGATCGTTTTCATCCCTTACGCAAGCCTTCGCAGGAGCTACGACGAATATGAAAAGCGCGTCAAAGAGGCGCTTGCGAGCTTAAGCTTAAACATAGTCGGCGTCCACCACGCTAAAAATGCCGCGAAGGAAGTCGCGAGCGCGGATTGCATATTCGTAGGCGGCGGCAACACCTTCAAGCTCGTGCACGATATGTACGAAAACGAGCTCATCGCTCTGATTAGCAAAATGGTCGAGGACGGCACGCCGTATATCGGCTGGAGCGCGGGCTCGAACGTCGCGGGCGCTACGATGATGACGACGAACGATATGCCGATCATCGAGCCCGAGTCGTTTAATACCTTCAACATCTTCCCGCACCAGATCAATCCGCACTTCATCTCGGGCAAGCCTGCGGGGCACAACGGCGAGAGTAGAGAGGAGAGGCTGGAGGAATTTTTGATCGCTAATCAAAAATCGACCGTTTATGCGATGCCGGAGGGTACGGCGTTTTGGCTCGAAGGCGAGAAGGCGACCGTGCTCGGGCCTGCTGCGGTGCTTAAGATGAACTATAAGCAAAAGGTTAAGTTGATCGAGCCGGGTAGCTCATTTAAGTATTGA
- a CDS encoding DUF4272 domain-containing protein, with protein MAFSDFFKKGGKNSANAAKIGKTAQERKDISIEILKSQGVPYIDHLPLRYETDEVIPREKDEVIARAICSYAAIMCACSIRDEGKLADEDKQGARDFLTNRYGCIDKLTRMERRVTQGEASRDEAVNMGWKYESLWALMWAMGLVEELSFPSEICDCAFVMDTFGGDFSARVELRGTDEILQALDLIYRYHWACVNARVHGSDCAGLDEEVVMERRGGLEWLCCKGAENDNLTDEYNAWDYPDFNT; from the coding sequence ATGGCATTTTCAGATTTTTTCAAAAAAGGCGGCAAAAATAGCGCAAACGCCGCAAAGATCGGCAAGACCGCGCAGGAGCGCAAGGATATAAGCATCGAAATTTTAAAATCGCAGGGCGTGCCGTATATCGATCATCTACCGCTGCGGTACGAGACGGACGAGGTCATCCCGCGCGAAAAGGACGAAGTCATCGCTCGCGCGATCTGCTCGTACGCGGCGATAATGTGCGCCTGCTCGATCAGGGACGAGGGCAAACTCGCGGATGAGGATAAGCAGGGCGCGCGGGACTTTCTTACGAACCGCTACGGCTGTATAGACAAGCTCACGCGCATGGAGCGCCGCGTCACGCAGGGCGAGGCAAGCCGCGACGAGGCCGTAAATATGGGCTGGAAATACGAGTCGCTGTGGGCGCTGATGTGGGCGATGGGGCTCGTGGAGGAGCTCAGCTTTCCGAGCGAGATCTGCGACTGCGCCTTTGTGATGGATACCTTTGGCGGCGATTTTTCGGCGCGCGTAGAGTTGCGGGGCACGGATGAAATCCTGCAGGCGCTCGATCTCATCTACCGCTACCACTGGGCGTGCGTCAATGCCCGAGTGCACGGCTCAGACTGCGCAGGGCTCGACGAAGAGGTCGTGATGGAGAGGCGCGGCGGGCTAGAGTGGCTGTGCTGCAAGGGAGCGGAGAACGATAATCTGACGGATGAATATAATGCGTGGGATTATCCAGACTTTAACACCTAG
- the fusA gene encoding elongation factor G, whose product MARKTPLHMVRNIGIAAHIDAGKTTTSERILFFTGMSHKIGEVHEGAATMDWMEQERERGITITSAATTCFWNNHQINLIDTPGHVDFTIEVERSMRVLDGAVAVFCSVGGVQPQSETVWRQANKYHVPRIIFVNKMDRVGANFYNVEQQVKDRLKAHPVPIQIPIGAEDDFKGVIDLVTMKALVWDDSKGPSAPEIVEIPAELREKAQEYRDKMIEAVAETDEALMEKYFNGEELSVEEIKKGIKKGCLSLSFFPMLCGTAFKNKGVQPLLDAVVDYLPAPDEVPAIKGQYEDGSEVHVSSTDEGEFAGLGFKIMTDPFVGQLTFVRVYRGVLESGSYVVNTGKGKKERIGRLLRMHSNKREEIKELYAGEIGAVVGLKDTLTGDTLASEKDKVILERMEFPDPVISVAVEPKTKADQEKMGIALQKLAQEDPSFRVATDEESGQTIISGMGELHLEIIVDRMLREFKVEAEVGQPQVAYRETIRKTVEQEYKYAKQSGGRGQYGHVFLRLEPLEPGAGYEFVNDIKGGAIPKEYIPAVDKGCQEAMQNGVLAGYPVEDVRVTVYDGSYHEVDSSEMAFKLAASMGFKEGARKAGAVILEPMMKVEVETPEEYMGDVIGDLNKRRGQVNNMSERGGNKIIDAFCPLSEMFGYSTDLRSQTQGRATYSMEFDHYDEVPKNVGEEIIKKRNG is encoded by the coding sequence ATGGCAAGAAAAACCCCTTTACATATGGTTAGAAATATCGGTATTGCCGCCCACATCGATGCTGGAAAGACGACTACAAGCGAAAGAATTCTATTTTTTACTGGCATGAGTCATAAGATTGGCGAGGTTCACGAGGGCGCTGCTACTATGGACTGGATGGAGCAGGAGCGCGAGCGCGGCATCACGATTACGTCTGCGGCAACTACCTGCTTTTGGAATAATCATCAGATAAATTTGATCGACACCCCGGGCCACGTTGACTTTACTATCGAAGTCGAGCGCTCGATGCGCGTTTTAGATGGTGCGGTAGCAGTATTTTGCTCTGTAGGCGGCGTTCAGCCTCAAAGCGAGACCGTTTGGCGTCAAGCGAATAAATACCATGTTCCGCGCATTATTTTCGTAAATAAGATGGACCGCGTCGGCGCAAATTTTTACAATGTCGAGCAGCAAGTAAAAGATAGGCTCAAAGCACATCCTGTTCCTATTCAAATTCCGATCGGCGCAGAGGATGATTTCAAGGGTGTTATAGATTTGGTTACTATGAAGGCGCTCGTTTGGGATGATAGCAAGGGTCCTTCTGCTCCCGAGATCGTTGAAATTCCTGCTGAATTACGAGAAAAAGCGCAAGAGTATCGCGACAAGATGATTGAGGCGGTAGCAGAGACTGATGAAGCTTTGATGGAGAAGTATTTTAACGGCGAAGAGCTAAGCGTAGAAGAGATTAAAAAGGGCATCAAGAAAGGCTGCTTAAGCCTAAGCTTCTTTCCTATGCTATGCGGTACCGCATTTAAAAATAAGGGCGTGCAACCTTTGCTAGATGCGGTCGTAGATTATCTACCTGCGCCTGATGAAGTGCCTGCGATTAAGGGGCAGTATGAGGATGGCAGCGAGGTTCATGTAAGCTCTACCGACGAGGGCGAGTTCGCGGGCCTTGGATTTAAGATTATGACCGATCCTTTTGTAGGTCAGCTTACCTTTGTACGCGTTTATCGCGGCGTTTTGGAAAGCGGCAGCTACGTCGTAAATACCGGCAAGGGCAAAAAAGAGCGCATCGGTCGCTTGCTAAGAATGCACTCGAATAAACGCGAAGAGATCAAAGAGCTTTACGCAGGCGAAATAGGCGCCGTCGTGGGTCTGAAAGATACCCTTACGGGCGATACTCTAGCTAGCGAAAAAGATAAAGTAATTTTGGAGCGTATGGAATTTCCCGATCCCGTTATCAGCGTAGCGGTAGAGCCTAAAACCAAAGCCGATCAAGAAAAAATGGGTATCGCGCTTCAAAAATTGGCGCAAGAAGATCCGAGCTTCAGGGTCGCGACCGACGAAGAGAGCGGACAGACGATCATTTCGGGAATGGGCGAGCTGCACCTTGAGATCATCGTAGATAGAATGCTTAGAGAATTTAAAGTCGAGGCCGAGGTCGGACAGCCGCAGGTCGCATATCGCGAGACTATCCGCAAAACGGTCGAGCAGGAGTACAAATACGCCAAACAATCGGGCGGTCGCGGTCAATACGGTCACGTATTTTTGCGCCTAGAGCCTTTGGAGCCTGGCGCCGGATATGAGTTCGTAAACGATATCAAAGGCGGCGCGATTCCGAAAGAATATATCCCTGCGGTAGATAAGGGCTGCCAAGAGGCGATGCAAAACGGCGTTTTGGCGGGATATCCGGTCGAGGATGTGCGCGTAACGGTCTATGACGGAAGCTACCACGAAGTCGATAGCTCCGAAATGGCGTTTAAGCTCGCCGCTTCTATGGGCTTTAAAGAGGGCGCTAGAAAAGCGGGCGCCGTGATCTTGGAGCCTATGATGAAGGTTGAGGTAGAAACTCCCGAGGAGTATATGGGCGACGTCATCGGCGATCTAAACAAGCGCCGCGGACAGGTCAATAACATGAGCGAGCGTGGCGGTAACAAGATTATCGACGCGTTTTGTCCGCTTTCGGAGATGTTCGGCTACTCGACCGATTTGCGCTCTCAGACGCAGGGTCGCGCTACCTATTCGATGGAATTTGATCACTACGACGAGGTTCCTAAGAACGTCGGCGAAGAGATCATCAAAAAGCGCAACGGCTAA
- the rpsG gene encoding 30S ribosomal protein S7 — MRRRKAPVREVMPDPIYDSKVITKFINSLMFDGKKSVATEIMYGALNFIDNKGGEKKGIEIFNDAIDNVKPLMEVKSRRVGGATYQVPIEVRPARQQALAIRWIISFARKRSERTMIERLAYELMDAANSKGSSFKKKEDTYKMAEANKAFAHYRW, encoded by the coding sequence ATGAGAAGAAGAAAAGCTCCCGTTAGGGAAGTTATGCCCGATCCGATTTATGACAGCAAAGTAATCACAAAATTTATTAATTCGCTTATGTTCGACGGCAAAAAGAGCGTCGCTACCGAGATCATGTACGGCGCCTTAAATTTCATCGACAATAAAGGCGGCGAGAAGAAAGGTATTGAAATTTTTAACGATGCCATCGATAACGTTAAGCCTTTGATGGAGGTAAAATCTCGTCGTGTAGGCGGCGCAACTTATCAGGTTCCGATCGAGGTCAGGCCGGCTCGCCAGCAGGCTCTAGCTATTCGCTGGATCATCTCTTTTGCGAGAAAAAGAAGCGAACGCACGATGATAGAGCGCCTGGCTTACGAGCTTATGGACGCCGCAAATTCTAAAGGCTCTTCATTTAAAAAGAAAGAAGATACCTACAAGATGGCGGAAGCCAACAAAGCTTTCGCGCATTATCGTTGGTAG
- the rpsL gene encoding 30S ribosomal protein S12 encodes MPTINQLVRKERKKLTEKSKSPALKNCPQRRGVCTKVYTTTPKKPNSALRKVAKVRLTSGFEVISYIGGEGHNLQEHSIVLVRGGRVKDLPGVKYHIVRGALDTAGVAKRTVARSKYGAKRPKK; translated from the coding sequence GTGCCAACCATAAATCAATTGGTCAGAAAAGAGCGCAAGAAGCTTACCGAGAAATCGAAGTCTCCGGCGCTAAAGAATTGCCCTCAACGAAGAGGAGTTTGTACTAAGGTCTACACCACGACCCCTAAAAAGCCAAACTCTGCGCTTCGTAAAGTTGCCAAAGTAAGGCTTACTAGCGGATTTGAAGTCATCAGCTATATCGGCGGTGAAGGTCACAATCTACAAGAGCACTCCATCGTGCTAGTTCGCGGCGGTCGTGTAAAGGACCTACCGGGCGTTAAATACCACATCGTCCGCGGTGCACTCGATACTGCAGGCGTTGCGAAACGAACCGTTGCAAGATCAAAATACGGTGCTAAACGACCTAAAAAATAG
- a CDS encoding DoxX family protein: MNMININFGLLFIRLGLGVCLLMHGIFKLTHGIDGVKSMLIARGIPDLVAYGAYVGEVLAPAMIIIGVFCRIGALLVIANVLMIIYVLHTPLSALTGVGGFELEIVYLYLSAAICLVICGGGEFVLIRD, translated from the coding sequence ATGAATATGATCAACATAAATTTCGGTCTGTTGTTTATCAGGTTGGGGCTTGGAGTTTGTCTTTTAATGCACGGAATTTTTAAGCTTACTCACGGTATCGACGGCGTAAAATCGATGCTGATAGCCAGAGGAATTCCGGATTTAGTGGCTTACGGCGCATACGTAGGCGAGGTGCTGGCGCCAGCGATGATAATCATAGGCGTATTTTGCCGCATAGGCGCTCTGCTTGTGATCGCAAACGTGCTCATGATAATATATGTCCTACATACTCCGTTGAGCGCACTTACCGGCGTGGGCGGATTTGAGCTGGAAATCGTATATCTGTATCTTTCCGCTGCGATCTGCCTAGTGATCTGCGGCGGCGGAGAGTTTGTACTGATTAGAGATTAA